The DNA sequence ATTACTTAATTCAGCAGTTCAGACAGTATAAACAACCAGCAGATGTCTCTGTTTAATCAACCTTGCAGCTGCTGAAAAGCTCTGGTAAATCTACAGTTTTCATTTGTGTCCTTTCTCACCCCACTAACACAGAACTATGCTCCTACTGACAGAATATACATTTTACTACTAGATTATGGTTGCATTTTCCATCAGTTACTTCCAAAAAGAGgaatttcaaatgtattttctctGAGTCACCACAGCTTTTTGTTCAGTTACTGCTGTATCATGATATTAGGCATCCAGCACCGTTCACTTGATAAGCAATAACACACAGAATTGTGTCACTATTAACTTCCCAACTGCTTCAGCATGAAAATAGATTTCTTAGGGAAAGTGGAATGATTATGCTCCTTAAATTATTGGAAATCATATCCTGTTGCTTTTCAACTGTTAACATCAATTTATGCCCATACAGTGAAGCCCAAGATCCATCCATAGAAACTATAATAAAGTGTTTACGTGTTAATGGTTAAATCTCCTCACCTGGAGGAGCTGCCGTCCTGCACTGGAAGACTTCATTAGTATTGGTTTCAGCAGACACTGTGAGAGCTGCATGGTCTAATTGGTATTTCAAGTGGGTTTCAGGCCGGCCAGTAAAAACTAACAGTGGGAGAAATAGAGACACGGTCCAAAATTTTTGTCACAACAAGGTCCACAGATTGGTGGCATGTAACAGTGTGTCATCaatctctctcatacacacacacatacacatatataaatttATAGAACATCCTCTGGGCACAGTGGGGGTAACGGGTACACAGGCTCTCCCTCCTCTTGCCATGCTCTTTTGTTGTGGCCACACAAGGGCGGCCTTTGTGTGCCATCAGAGTGTGACAAAGTATGAGCGTATCTAAGAGAAAGTATGTGCATAATTTGTCTCCTAATGTCTTTttattcgtgtgtgtgtgtgtgtgtctgtgtatgtgtgtgtatcctttTGTTCATGCACCGCTCTCCCACTGTGCTGGCTTAGGTCCCACCATTTCTGCAGAACAGAGCAGatagaggacaggagagagagtgtgCCTCCTTTCTATCATCACACTGTAGCATTGTTGTTGGAGTGGGCAGGCTGGGGTTGAAATGGGAATGAAAAAGGGGGTGTCCTAGAGTGTCCTTCCTGTGGAGGAAAGCAGCAAGCGTCCTGGGAGTGATGGTACCATAGATGTTGCCTCTGCTTATGTCTCTTTCAAGTCTGCCTGATAAGTTTATATTTGATGTATTGTCTTGATTTTGTAATGTGGCAGAAAGTCTCATCCCATGTACATCCAGTGTGATAGGtccatactgtactgtacactgtattgtcctaaaaataaataacacgTTTTCCCATTTTTAGTTGCTGAATGCCTTTTAGGGATTATTCATTTGTCTTTGAGAGAACACCGTGCACTGGGAacctggtaaaaaaaacaagtgtaaaGAGGGGATTTTCACTCTACTTTGTCATTGTTGTTGGAGTGAACAGGCTGGCACTGGGGTGGGCACGAagacgaggacgaggaggaggcggaggaaaATGTTTTACTGGTGGCAGAGGGTTCCTTGGGTTTTTGTTTCCGATGCAGGGCGATCGCAGCCAGAATGCTAATGATGTGCACGTGGAAGTACATGGACctaggaaagacagaatgacAATGTTTTAACTTGTAACTATGTACTATaagcagaaaaagaagataaCATTATATCACATGTATAAAATATAGACATAATTCTTGGGCTAAACTCCACTTCACTTcaaccataaataaatacatcagcaGAAAGAAATAGCACTGCTGGCATAGTGGCTCCTAACATAACATTTATACCACAAAAAGATAGCAAATACATTAATACGCTATATATTTTTGACTATTTAGATCTGAGCTTTGCAATAAAGGatattttaaaccatttcaCAACTTGTTAAGTGGATCCTCTAATACGAAAAACAGGTGTTAAAGGCGGGTACAACAAACCTGTAATAAACCATAGTGGGTTGAACTGCCAGAAGTAGAAAAGGCATGACAGTGTAGCAGATGGCCAGCTGGGTGGCTGCCCAAGTTAAGAAGTCGTAGCCCAGCTTCAAGCCTGTGGAGCCCATGAAGTAGTGGCGGACAGACTTCCGTACCTTGTGGACAAAGAGAGATGTACATACATAGGGGGATAAATAATGGTAGAGTGTGTTTGAGCTATGTTGTTAATGTACTTTAACAAAATCAATAATGCAAATAACTAAATATCCAGCCTTGGAACATAACAGTATTTGTCGTGTTACACTCCATAAATTTAGGTAAGGACAGTAATTATAATCCAATCCAATATTGTTTCCTGCTTTAATTAACAACATTTCACATAAGTCCTATAGTGCCATCGCAGGTAAAACATAATAGCTTCACAAAAAAGGCGAGCCCATTGGCAAGTCCAAGGGCCACCGCTGGTTTGGACATGTCAGTtaaaacagagacacagaggggacTAGGCATCCACAATTGTAGTATGTTACTTGTTTCTATTTTAGCATTTAATTTTTCTTCCGGTTTTATGTTgaattatacatttaaatttcCAGTGGAGGAACAGTACTCACAGCTCGTGCTGCTATGGTGATAGGGATGGCGGTGATGAAGGTGAAATAGTACCCTGGATAAACACCATGCCAGAGGGCTGACAAGATAAAGGTCAGAGCCAACCGGTGCTTGGGGGCTCGGTcataacacacactgaaaagGGGACAAAAAGTGAACAAATTCAAAATAATCTGTAGAATAAATGGAAGGCAGATGGAATTTTCTGAGTGTGTACATTAAGTCCACCCTTGTGGCACTTACGTTTTAAGCCAAATTCCTGTTCGAATATTCCAGTTGTCTATGAATGTCTTGAAACTGGTTGCTGtctgaaaaagataaataatcaACAATGACCACATAATGCTAACTTTGTGCTCAAATCTTAAATAAGTGACAGACTCTGACCCACATGTATGAATTTTAACACAGTACTTCTTTTCAATTGATACACTGAGATTACCTCAATCCCCAAGATGTTGAGGTTGCAGATTAGATCCCAGGATGGTTTTCCATTTTTATCAATCCCAAGGAAGCCATAACCCGCAGCGTTGTTGACGGCATCAGCTGACATGACAGAGGAAATAACCAAAACATGACACACAGCAATAAAAGTTTAGCTTGTGTTTTGctcagctgaaacacacacacattgctcaCCTAGTGTCCAGGCGAAGTAGAATTTGGGCCTTGCTGCTTGTATGGAGAAGAAAGCGTAAGTGAGCCTGGTAAGGAAGGGGGCGTGGCTGACAAAGTCTGGGTCGACATTGTACGCTATTGGCAAAGCCCGGGTCACATAGAGGAAGAACAGCATACAGCCGCAGCAGACCAGCAACTTTTTACAGACAGCAttctgcagagagacagattcACAACGACCACTGGTCCAGTCAAGCTTGAGTCAAATCAGAAAATGGAGTCATATCTTggaacaagaaagaaaacattactGACTAGGTTCAAAAAGAAGAATTTGGTATTCTAGTTTGTTGTTTAATAAGAGCCACAATAGATGTGAGAATTTCTATATCTATTTTCCATTTAAGATGTTTAATCTGTCAATggctatatatatttattatgataTTTGAAAATGAGAAAGATGAGACATTAATAACATctgttaatgatgatgattttctAACTAACTTTTAAACTGAAATACAAAAACTGGACTCTGGTTTGTCCATATGCATTTTATCCTGTTCCTGTATATTAGAATGCTAGATGTAAAATCGGAAGAGGGAGCTTCAAAGAGGTATGGATTCAGGAACTTACCATAGGTGACAGGTCTGGAGTCTTATCATAGCCATTTTGCCCATTACACGTCCCAGAGTGCTGCCTGAGCCTACTGCTAATGTGTCTGCCCTCTATGAAGTCTATGTAGTCCTTATAGTTACTGCACGGTCCCACCAAGACACTCAGGAAATTGAGATTGTAACTCAGGTACTCGATGAGAGACGGCCTCACACTGCAAAAAGTACAAAAGGAAACACAACTGAAAACAAAGCAGAGAACCCATTGGTTTGCAGTGTGACAAGACAGACCCTTTCAGGTGAAATACAACATTACTATTGGATATTCTCATCAATTGTTGGATGGAAATGTTAGACTAGCATgccaatttttattttaaacatagtTTTCTGCAATTAAAAAAGCAAGAGTCCTGTAAACCTGTATCACTGCGAAACAAATGAAAAGCTTAGCTTACATATAAGTGCACATTTTGTCAATAACAAAAAGATTAGAAAATTTCACAtcaatacaatatgaaacattatTAGCTTTTGATTGGCTTTCCTAGATATTTATACTTGTGTTAATAACTGGTTATGAATTGTATCCAGTTCCAAATACTGAACAACCAGTGAATAGTTAAAAGAATATTTATTTCAACGTGCTTATAGAGTCTTTTAAACTATTGTACTTTTGTCTCTATTGAAGCATGTGTATAATGTTAACAGTTTATTgcatgattaaataaatatgataagaAGACAATAAAAGCACAGTCAGAATTAGgataaatgtaatgttaataATTCCAAATCTCAAAAGGAACACAGGAAAATATCAGACATGTCTGTAGTGCTGTGGGATTGTTATCATTGTGATACAATTCAAAATTATTTTGGAATGGCATGCATGGTTCGCTGATAAATGTGGTGAACATCAATTAACATGCATACAAATCTAATATCTTCCATGCAAAATGATGCCTATATTTTAAATTTCCAGCATGCTTTTATGGGAACAAGCTATTCACCATGTTTGCATCTCCTTGTCATTGTCCTTCGCAgctaaaggaaaagaaagacttatttattctttaaattaGGAGGTCATTCAAATGCACCCTTCTGTGCATCCATCCTTTGACAGTTTTATTGGTCCAGATAACCGATTCACCTGGGTAAtcagatttaaaagaaaatcagtgggagaaaggggggggggggggtaatcaCATCTAAAAGGTTAGTACTCTGCCCTGTTTCCAAATCATCTATCCACTGATGTTTCACACAGGAACATATAATTACAACTGCATGAAAAGAAAGTCATTAGTCTGCAATTTCTGAGGTAAAAACTTACTTTATAGCCATCAACTTCTGTTCCGGTGTCagattttcttccttcttacaCATACCttaaaaaacaagtttaaatCATCAGTAAGTTTGTTTAAGAACTTTCACTATTTTCACAATGTGTCAAATCTGTTACTACAGGATTCAATTTAACTCTGATTCACAACTTTTGTAAGATGCTTTGACATgacacagtggaaaaagcacaggtgtaaatgattaaatgaataatggctgaattccattgaGCTGGTAATGTACATGCTGACATACTGGACACTTGAAGAGAGTCATCGTTAATGTTATAAGTAAGATATGTGAGTAAGATAGGTGAGTAATTGCCTCTACTATTAAAGGCAACATGTCAACATCTGTGTGCATTTgaatgtgtacagtatatgtgtgtgcgtgtatgtctGTCCATCCTCTCCTTGGTCTTACCATCATGGAGCTGAACAGCCAATGTGGTGATCTTCTGGGTTACTATCATCAAAGGCCTGAGCAGAAAAAAATGGattatttcatttcactgtACAAGTTTGGTGGGAAAAAGCTGATAATCCACTGCTGTTAATTAATATTAGACAACAACTTTGTAGAGATTCtgagttaaaaaatatatatatgtatctgaGAACAAATACCTTTTGCGTACATAAACAAGTGTCATAACCTAACTCACATAATACTGGCAGTTTCAGCTAGTAAGGCTTATAGTGCAActagtgtttttaaatgttttaaacatcCGATTCAAAGCCCATGACAGCTAGGCAAGCAACATGTTTGATATGGGGATAGTTTTAGTAAAGAGGGTACTTTTCAGTCATTCTTTATACAAGCAGCTTGAAACAAGGCAAGTCCAAAGCAAAAGCCTGCTGAGTCTGTGTGAGGCAAAATAATTTATCTTCCCCTGTGAatcccttcattcttttccaGTACTGTCAAGTCAGGTCACTTATTAATCCAACGCAATTCATTCAAATCCCCAGATTTATCCCCAGTTTTATCTACTTGAAACCAGTAAAGCCAGGTCTTCATCTTGACAAGCTTGCAGTGTTCAAGAAATAATCATGAAGAAAAGTAATGAAGTACGTTGAACCTTTGGCGCTTCAGACATTGTTATCCAGAATAACAGTAACATAATACAGCATTAGAAAGCAGTGTAACAGTACTCTAGTCTACATACTATATGTGCCCAAAAACTCCTGTTGGTTTTATTAAGTCACACAGTTTCcacttcagtttcagttttctaCTGGGAAGTAGCCATTGCAGATACCAGTAAGTATTGGAAGTGAGGCGACAATTGAGGGCATGAACGTCCTGTACTGTAAGTCTTAACAGACCAGTTTTACACCCCCTCCTCTAGTTTAATTCACAGATAGAGACCTCTCTGTCCCAAGAATGTGAGCATGTGTGCacaaagtctctctctctctctctctctctctctctctctctctctctctctctctctctctctctctctctctctctctctctctctctctctctctctctctctctctctctctctctctctctatctatctctctatctctctctctccctctctctctctctctctctctctctctctttctctctccctctctccctctcaccctcccccccccctctctctctctctctccctctctggctGCATTGTGTGCATGGAAAACCGAGGCAGACAGGGGCTGGCCTGGCCATGTGGCTGGCAGTGCCAGTTCAATGAGAGTTGGCAGTTGGCTTTAGAGAAACATTTTCAGGGTGCCAGCCAGTATGTGAAACACGCCTCCACTGTGGCCTACATACTCTGTTTTCCCATGTAGACTGTAGAGTTAGCACAGCACATGAGATTTAGAACCAGTTCAACTTCAGTTCTGCTGCCTTGCACAGATTGAGAAAAGATCAGCTCATGGAAATGCTCTCAGACAAACAGCAACACAGAACACTCTAGATGAGCATTTGACATCTTCTTACAaggaaagtaaaacaggaaatcaGGGAAAACCAAAgtggaaaagcagaaaatcatgCACATATATATGTTATGTGGATGTTATgccagaaaaaaactgaattggTGTTATTATTCCATTCAATTCTGGGTAAATATAGTTACATATATGGACACCATCTCCGTGATTCACAACCATTTATCTATCTGTTCAATCTAAAAGCTTAAAGAACTTGGATGTCTAATTCAATATATGACCCTACCAAAGGCTGACTCACAGGCCTGGCTGCTCATCACAAAAGTCACGCGGATTGCAATTGAGGCTGCCAGCAAATTCATCCACAGCAGGACTGTGCAAAGAAGTTGCTGAATACCAGTAAAGTCTACGGACACCTTTAGGAGCACAACTGCACACAAGACACCTTATTTTCACCACTTTTTCTGGTGTGAACATTTCCAGTAAAACCAGTGGTGCTAGCTCAGGCATTATCCTGACAAAGTACATGGGTTGGACCCTCTATATTCAGATTCTGTTATTTTTGTAAATCGTGGAAGGTCCAGGGAGATAACCAGCATGTGAGAAAAACAACCATATGAAAGCAGCTATAGAATGAAGTTGCAGATAATAACTGGGGCCACAGGTTTGACTTCAACAGATTGTCATTATATTGCAATCTTTCATTCATGACATAATGAGCAGTAACAGCCACGGCCAATTTTCCATAAGAGGAAATCCCctcctattttcctttttcccagTTCTGCTTTCTCCGCATCTTAATGACCCATATAGAGTCTGAAAGACAACGTGCAGTATTGTAATGTAAAGAAACACTTCAAACAGCGTGAACTGCTCCCTCCTTGTTCGTAACACAACAAAGTCACAGTTGCCAGGAGGCAGCTAGTACTTCAGCTCTACCTGGCTGGACAAAGTCGACTGAACAAtcctcactgctgctttttAATCAGTGGTGTTGTATTTACACAGGGCCGTGGCACTGACAACTGTGCAAGCAGGTACCAAACTGTTTGAAAACTGATAACATTAGAACTACCCtaaaactgaaatgatgaaTATGAGACAGTTAAAGTGACTGTGGCAACTGAGTGATGCAAGTTTTTCCTTACCCAGAGAAGTCAGTGGACAGTATTCCATAGTTAAAGATGAAGACTCGGCTCACTTGGCACACTGTCAGGTAGCCCATAGCAGTCACCATTGAATATCTGTATattgaggaggagggagcaaagctACATCAGACAAAAGACAATTAAGATGTTGTGGTGACAGATACAATAcctgtaaatactcactagtAGGGCTTCCACATCTTGGTCAATTAATAATCAGCTGATAATGTCTGGGTTgattagaaaatattttttacattatacattattataagTTTTTCTAAAATAACTTTTATACCCATTTGCTCTTTACACCGTTTGTATTACCTTTTTCATGTGTTTGCGCTCATAGAACATCTACAGTAAAATGATTTTGGCATAGTTTTGAAGACCTTGGTCTCCTATCTCTACATATTATTCTATGACATCATGACCTGCTGAACTGTGTTCTTTAGTCTAGTAactaagaaaaatatttaactttaagatTACCACAGAATCAGAAACAGAGTTCTAAAtgtcattcatatttatatattgacTTGAGGGTGCACATAAgtgtcttcagtttgtttttgattcaTTCAGAGTTACCCCCTCAGTCTGGGTCAATAATGTAGAGGTGTGTGATGTGAATGTGTATTTAAGctagacacatacacattacaCTGTTTTACTTCCACATGTTTTCTCTATCCTTCCCTGCAAGTAATCCCTCTACACATGAACACCAGAGCAACCAATCAAACCTCATTATATTGCTCCATTCATAAAACTACCACGACACACTTGTGCTAGGTTGTTTGCTCTGATACAAGCTGGCAAAATACACAACCAAACCAAATATAAACATTCATATTACGAAtctacagaaataaataaacaatagcTTAAAAGACAGCCCTTCaaaaatgcacacagacacactaacaGCAGACTGGTCCGGCTAGCATGTCAGGCTGTCTTTCACCTGATGTGTTTCAGTTATTTTCATGCTTTCAACAATAGTATTTTAGTTCAGGACACATATCTAAATGGGACATAATGGGGCGGGGTGCATTGCACTGCAGTTTTTGTTGGAATGTatgagagggagaggatgaaTGGGACATTTCCAAACTTTAAGCAACAGGAAAgattttgattaaaatgttaaaaaatggaCTTGTTAAGACAAATAAGCCTCAGTACCGTTGCCATTATCTGAACTGGCTGTCCACTCCAGTGCCATTTTCACTAGGCTCATGAGACCCAGTAGTGAAGAACAGAATGGCTCTCTTGACAAACGCCTTTAACATTAAGAGTTACTGGACTGAGCTTGTCTGACAAGTTTTAGCTGAAAACAACAGTAACTAGGACTGCACCACTATCATGGAAATGATAAGGGCTGTTTAGACATTGCTATCGTCCTCCTGTCAACATGATGACAAACAGACAGGTCAGTCTGGTCTAGAAATGACACTTGTAGGAAGTTATTGATTACGTAACAGAAAATAATTCTGTCCAAACCAGTGTGACTTCCAGATTTAATGCATGGCTACATAGTAAACATTCTTCACAAATTCTTTCAAGCCACGTGGCAAAGGGGCATTGATTGATTGCAAACAGCAGTAAGCAGTACATTTGATTCCACATAATATTTTAGATGTTTAATTGGCACAGTTTTCAAAAGATTTCAGTGCTCCAGCATTTCAAAATATGTAACATAGCCATTTCCCAGATGTATAATACATCATCGACATGTAAATTTTCCTTTAAAGTATGAAGATCAGCACTTACCTGTGTACATTGTTGATGTCAGCGTTGATGATTATCAAGTAGTTTGCAACCACCACTGTCAGGATGTGAACTGAGTACCTGCAGAAGAGGACACACACCATCAGAAAATGTGCAGCAATAAGCTACTAATATAGGAATAACATATTGTTCTTTAATTATAAAGGAAGTGTGACCTTATGctgtaagtgtgtatgtgccAGTACAGCCTAGATATATTTAACCTGAAACCCGTTTCCTCACCGCCTTACTTATCACCTCTCTGTGCATTCTTATTGTCTACTGCCTGATTATCCTTCTATGAGACGTGCTGTACAGCTACGTCATGCACTGGGCCCTGCATCAGCTCCATCTATGTGTCAGAGAGTCAGCATTTATCTACTGAACATAGTTGCATTCTTATTGTCTACTGCCTGATTATCCTCCTATGATTATAGACGTGCTGTACTGCTACGTCATGCACTGGGCCCTGCATCAGCTCCATCTATGGGTCAGAGAGTCAGCatttatctacagtatattcacTATTGGTAATCAGGTCAAATTGGctcagtgaagaaaaaaaaaaaaaaaaaaaaggtataatcTCTCATGACAGAAAAATGATTGGACCACT is a window from the Scomber japonicus isolate fScoJap1 chromosome 10, fScoJap1.pri, whole genome shotgun sequence genome containing:
- the mboat1 gene encoding lysophospholipid acyltransferase 1, which gives rise to MGERADTAFKTTGSKWLLPVSEYLGFPLDQVNFLTCQLFALVAAFWFRLYLSPSHANPLVRHAVSTLLGITFLIFCFGWYSVHILTVVVANYLIIINADINNVHRYSMVTAMGYLTVCQVSRVFIFNYGILSTDFSGPLMIVTQKITTLAVQLHDGMCKKEENLTPEQKLMAINVRPSLIEYLSYNLNFLSVLVGPCSNYKDYIDFIEGRHISSRLRQHSGTCNGQNGYDKTPDLSPMNAVCKKLLVCCGCMLFFLYVTRALPIAYNVDPDFVSHAPFLTRLTYAFFSIQAARPKFYFAWTLADAVNNAAGYGFLGIDKNGKPSWDLICNLNILGIETATSFKTFIDNWNIRTGIWLKTVCYDRAPKHRLALTFILSALWHGVYPGYYFTFITAIPITIAARAVRKSVRHYFMGSTGLKLGYDFLTWAATQLAICYTVMPFLLLAVQPTMVYYRSMYFHVHIISILAAIALHRKQKPKEPSATSKTFSSASSSSSSSCPPQCQPVHSNNNDKVE